One genomic region from Doryrhamphus excisus isolate RoL2022-K1 chromosome 14, RoL_Dexc_1.0, whole genome shotgun sequence encodes:
- the ubap2l gene encoding ubiquitin-associated protein 2-like isoform X6, whose protein sequence is MMTSMGGNRARGNWEQTQGQTQGQAQHKQRPQATAEQIRLAQMISDHNDADFEEKVKQLIDITGKDQDDAMIALHDCNGDVNRAINVLLEGSPDTDSWEMVGKKKGVSGQKEASQPEIGEEGKENRDKEREKDTARRRGGPPRRGRGATRGREFRGQENGLDGGKAGLVGRGAERGRRGRGRGRGAIGVSGRRGGRFSAQGMGTFNPADYAEPSQTDENYGGGGGSTWNNTGSVEQEDGARMEYSPGDVTNYPPKFEPAPAPGPWRTATEEWGTEDWNEDLSETKIFTASSVASIPPPQENVTITKGQRIDLAVLLGKTPPPSSSETENPPMESTQPPSLPQSLVFSNSKQGPPLSQTSSSPPYTQHGMVSMLNKSFGEVGEPKGSSTGTTGSQFLEQYKTAQALAQLAAQHSQTAPTNTNPSSWDTSANSRAQYDLKAQPESGIHTPFAKRQPFQAAAAATSSMLDVFLPPSASSSSSAAASSLPSQTTSSPHIVPPPASSLPKMVSGPSLGQQVSPSSSDPQGSSPLPLQQHKLRPQKKRASIATKIPSMAVEMPGSTDISGLNLQFGALQFGSEPVLPEYESASSNATSNNPIQNSLYSSPSSESTPALSNSSQMDLYDQRAPQTRRYPPSVSSSPQKDMQPKNGFSSLQATQSVEAAAGSAVPVKPTLDSVAPAALTDSSSGSASLLTTANQASLSALGHSDDLPPSTVPPPQHNSVLSSQQNSLAPSSGRTSNSSLLHPNVDGDSSLHSSSFPSSSAVSSSSVTAASSAAAAQASLGAPPQVSQVGAAPVSAPSGLGPVSNLTMGLNTAAMGAPGVASAVAVSASTAAPSSAASLSTRSSAASSGKAPPNLPPGVPPLLPNPYIMAPGLLHPYPPQVYGYDDLQMLQTRIPLDYYGIPFATPTTALTGREASLTNNPYSGDLSKFGRGDASSPAPATTLAQTQQNQTQTHHSTQQPFLNPALPPGYSYTSLPYYTGMPGLPNTFQYGPAVFPVAPTSSKQHGVNVGVNASATPFQQASGYGSHGYSTGVSVTSSNTGVPDISGSVYTKTQQSFEKQGFHAGTPAASFSLPSALGSGGPINPPTAAGYAPAPFMHILAPHQQPHSQILHHHLQQDGQSGTGQRNQNASIQQKSQINKSAYNSYNWGAN, encoded by the exons GGGCCAGAAGGAGGCCAGCCAGCCAGAGATCGGAGAGGAAGGGAAAGAGAACCGGGATAAAGAAAGAGAGAAGGATACAGCACGTCGTCGAGGCGGTCCTCCTCGCAGAGGCCGCGGGGCTACCAGAGGCCGAGAAT TTCGGGGGCAGGAGAATGGCTTGGATGGAGGCAAGGCAGGGCTGGTTGGAAGGGGTGCAGAGCGAGGCCGGAGGGGGCGGGGACGAGGAAGAGGGGCGATTG GAGTGTCGGGGCGGCGAGGAGGCAGGTTCTCAGCGCAGGGCATGGG AACCTTCAACCCTGCTGACTACGCTGAGCCAAGCCAGACGGACGAGAACtacggaggcggcggcggcagcaccTGGAACAATACAGGAAGCGTGGAGCAGGAGGATGGAGCAA GAATGGAATACTCTCCAGGAGATGTGACTAATTACCCACCTAAGTTTGAACCAGCTCCTGCTCCCG GTCCCTGGAGGACAGCCACAGAGGAGTGGGGCACTGAGGACTGGAATGAGGAT CTGTCTGAGACCAAGATATTTACAGCTTCCAGTGTGGCATCCATTCCACCACCTCAAGAGAATGTTACCATCACCAAAGGACAAAG GATTGACCTTGCGGTGCTCTTGGGGAAGACTCCCCCGCCGTCCTCTTCGGAAACAGAAAACCCTCCGATGGAGTCCACCCAGCCCCCCTCCTTGCCGCAGTCGCTGGTTTTCAGCAACTCCAAGCAGGGACCACCGCTGTCCCAAACCTCCTCCAGCCCCCCGTACACTCAGCACGGAATG GTGAGCATGCTGAACAAGAGCTTTGGGGAAGTTGGGGAGCCTAAAGGAAGTAGCACCGGGACCACTGGCTCCCAGTTCTTGGAGCAGTATAAAACAGCCCAGGCACTGGCTCAGCTGGCTGCTCAGCACTCCCAAACTGCACCCACTAACACAAACCCCTCATCCTGGGACACCAGTGCCAACTCACGGGCACAATATG ATTTGAAGGCTCAACCAGAGTCCGGCATCCACACACCTTTTGCAAAGCGGCAGCCCTTCcaggccgccgccgccgccacatcGTCCATGTTGGATGTTTTCCTGCCTCCctcggcctcctcctcctcctctgctgctgcttcttcctTGCCCTCGCAAACAACATCCTCGCCACACATCGTGCCGCCACCTGCTTCTTCCCTTCCCAAAATGGTGTCGGGCCCTTCTCTAGGTCAGCAGGTTTCACCAAGTTCCTCGGATCCGCAGGGTTCCAGTCCGCTGCCTTTGCAGCAGCACAAACTAAGACCACAAAAGAAGAGGGCTTCCATTGCGACAAAG ATTCCATCCATGGCGGTGGAAATGCCCGGCTCCACGGACATCTCAGGCCTTAATCTTCAGTTTGGCGCCCTGCAGTTTGGGTCGGAACCAGTGCTACCAGAATACGAGTCTGCTTCCTCCAACGCGACATCCAACAACCCCATTCAGAACAGTCTCTATTCAAGCCCCAGCAG TGAGTCAACTCCAGCTCTTTCCAACTCCAGCCAGATGGACCTGTATGACCAGAGAGCCCCCCAGACTCGGCGTTACCCACCCTCAGTCTCCTCCTCACCTCAGAAGGACATGCAGCCCAAG AATGGCTTCAGTTCTCTACAAGCGACGCAATCTGTGGAAG CTGCAGCTGGTTCTGCAGTCCCAGTCAAGCCCACGCTTGACTCGGTGGCACCGGCAGCGCTGACGGACAGCAGCTCGGGGTCCGCCTCTTTGCTGACGACAGCCAATCAGGCGTCACTTAGCGCCCTGGGGCACAGTGATGACCTGCCACCAAGCACCGTGCCTCCGCCACAGCACAATAG TGTGCTCTCATCACAGCAAAATAGCCTTGCCCCATCTTCAGGTCGAACATCCAACTCAAGCTTACTG CACCCCAACGTCGATGGTGACTCCAGCCTCCACTCTTCCTCCTTTCCCTCCTCCTCAGCCGTGTCGTCTTCTTCGGTCACCGCCGCCTCCTCTGCTGCAGCGGCGCAGGCGTCCTTGGGGGCACCACCTCAGGTGTCTCAGGTGGGCGCTGCCCCCGTCTCGGCGCCGTCTGGCCTCGGCCCCGTCAGCAACCTGACCATGGGTCTCAACACAGCTGCCATGGGCGCGCCGGGTGTGGCATCCGCCGTCGCTGTTTCGGCCTCCACGGCAGCTCCATCCTCAGCAGCTTCCTTGTCCACACGCAGCTCTGCAGCATCCTCAG GGAAAGCACCTCCAAATCTGCCACCCGGAGTGCCCCCTTTGCTGCCCAACCCATATATCATGGCCCCAGGACTACTGCACCCCTACCCA CCTCAGGTGTATGGATATGATGACCTGCAGATGCTGCAGACaaggataccattg GATTATTACGGCATTCCCTTTGCAACCCCAACTACAGCACTGACTGGCAGAGAGGCCAGCTTGACAAACAACCCCTATTCTG GTGACTTATCGAAGTTTGGTCGAGGCGACGCATCCTCACCAGCCCCGGCCACCACGCTAGCTCAGACGCAGCAGAACCAGACCCAGACGCACCACTCGACCCAGCAGCCCTTCCTCAACCCGGCGCTGCCGCCTGGCTACAGCTACACGAGCCTCCCGTACTACACTGGCATGCCAGGCCTGCCCAACACCTTCCAGTATGGCCCTGCCGTGTTCCCG GTGGCTCCTACCTCGTCAAAGCAGCACGGAGTGAATGTCGGCGTCAATGCGTCTGCCACACCCTTCCAGCAGGCTAGTGGCTATGGTTCCCACGGATACAGCACTG GAGTCTCTGTGACATCCAGTAACACCGGGGTACCTGATATTTCAGGTTCTGTTTACACAAAGACGCAG CAGTCCTTTGAGAAGCAGGGTTTCCATGCCGGCACGCCAGCTGCTTCCTTCAGCCTGCCCTCGGCTCTGGGCAGCGGGGGTCCCATCAACCCCCCGACTGCGGCGGGCTACGCCCCGGCACCCTTCATGCACATCCTGGCGCCGCATCAGCAGCCCCACTCCCAGATACTGCACCACCACCTGCAGCAGGATGGACAG AGTGGCACTGGCCAGCGCAATCAGAATGCATCCATTCAGCAGAAGTCTCAGATCAACAAGTCTGCGTACAACAGCTACAACTGGGGGGCCAACTAA
- the ubap2l gene encoding ubiquitin-associated protein 2-like isoform X2: MMTSMGGNRARGNWEQTQGQTQGQAQHKQRPQATAEQIRLAQMISDHNDADFEEKVKQLIDITGKDQDDAMIALHDCNGDVNRAINVLLEGSPDTDSWEMVGKKKGVSGQKEASQPEIGEEGKENRDKEREKDTARRRGGPPRRGRGATRGREFRGQENGLDGGKAGLVGRGAERGRRGRGRGRGAIGVSGRRGGRFSAQGMGTFNPADYAEPSQTDENYGGGGGSTWNNTGSVEQEDGARMEYSPGDVTNYPPKFEPAPAPGPWRTATEEWGTEDWNEDLSETKIFTASSVASIPPPQENVTITKGQRIDLAVLLGKTPPPSSSETENPPMESTQPPSLPQSLVFSNSKQGPPLSQTSSSPPYTQHGMVSMLNKSFGEVGEPKGSSTGTTGSQFLEQYKTAQALAQLAAQHSQTAPTNTNPSSWDTSANSRAQYDLKAQPESGIHTPFAKRQPFQAAAAATSSMLDVFLPPSASSSSSAAASSLPSQTTSSPHIVPPPASSLPKMVSGPSLGQQVSPSSSDPQGSSPLPLQQHKLRPQKKRASIATKIPSMAVEMPGSTDISGLNLQFGALQFGSEPVLPEYESASSNATSNNPIQNSLYSSPSSQMDLYDQRAPQTRRYPPSVSSSPQKDMQPKKPVSSPSLLVLQNGFSSLQATQSVEAAAGSAVPVKPTLDSVAPAALTDSSSGSASLLTTANQASLSALGHSDDLPPSTVPPPQHNSVLSSQQNSLAPSSGRTSNSSLLHPNVDGDSSLHSSSFPSSSAVSSSSVTAASSAAAAQASLGAPPQVSQVGAAPVSAPSGLGPVSNLTMGLNTAAMGAPGVASAVAVSASTAAPSSAASLSTRSSAASSGKAPPNLPPGVPPLLPNPYIMAPGLLHPYPPQVYGYDDLQMLQTRIPLDYYGIPFATPTTALTGREASLTNNPYSGDLSKFGRGDASSPAPATTLAQTQQNQTQTHHSTQQPFLNPALPPGYSYTSLPYYTGMPGLPNTFQYGPAVFPVAPTSSKQHGVNVGVNASATPFQQASGYGSHGYSTGYEDVGQASGSGDFCKGGYGNAVAAAAAAAAAASAQNKPASSVTGPGVGVSVTSSNTGVPDISGSVYTKTQQSFEKQGFHAGTPAASFSLPSALGSGGPINPPTAAGYAPAPFMHILAPHQQPHSQILHHHLQQDGQSGTGQRNQNASIQQKSQINKSAYNSYNWGAN; this comes from the exons GGGCCAGAAGGAGGCCAGCCAGCCAGAGATCGGAGAGGAAGGGAAAGAGAACCGGGATAAAGAAAGAGAGAAGGATACAGCACGTCGTCGAGGCGGTCCTCCTCGCAGAGGCCGCGGGGCTACCAGAGGCCGAGAAT TTCGGGGGCAGGAGAATGGCTTGGATGGAGGCAAGGCAGGGCTGGTTGGAAGGGGTGCAGAGCGAGGCCGGAGGGGGCGGGGACGAGGAAGAGGGGCGATTG GAGTGTCGGGGCGGCGAGGAGGCAGGTTCTCAGCGCAGGGCATGGG AACCTTCAACCCTGCTGACTACGCTGAGCCAAGCCAGACGGACGAGAACtacggaggcggcggcggcagcaccTGGAACAATACAGGAAGCGTGGAGCAGGAGGATGGAGCAA GAATGGAATACTCTCCAGGAGATGTGACTAATTACCCACCTAAGTTTGAACCAGCTCCTGCTCCCG GTCCCTGGAGGACAGCCACAGAGGAGTGGGGCACTGAGGACTGGAATGAGGAT CTGTCTGAGACCAAGATATTTACAGCTTCCAGTGTGGCATCCATTCCACCACCTCAAGAGAATGTTACCATCACCAAAGGACAAAG GATTGACCTTGCGGTGCTCTTGGGGAAGACTCCCCCGCCGTCCTCTTCGGAAACAGAAAACCCTCCGATGGAGTCCACCCAGCCCCCCTCCTTGCCGCAGTCGCTGGTTTTCAGCAACTCCAAGCAGGGACCACCGCTGTCCCAAACCTCCTCCAGCCCCCCGTACACTCAGCACGGAATG GTGAGCATGCTGAACAAGAGCTTTGGGGAAGTTGGGGAGCCTAAAGGAAGTAGCACCGGGACCACTGGCTCCCAGTTCTTGGAGCAGTATAAAACAGCCCAGGCACTGGCTCAGCTGGCTGCTCAGCACTCCCAAACTGCACCCACTAACACAAACCCCTCATCCTGGGACACCAGTGCCAACTCACGGGCACAATATG ATTTGAAGGCTCAACCAGAGTCCGGCATCCACACACCTTTTGCAAAGCGGCAGCCCTTCcaggccgccgccgccgccacatcGTCCATGTTGGATGTTTTCCTGCCTCCctcggcctcctcctcctcctctgctgctgcttcttcctTGCCCTCGCAAACAACATCCTCGCCACACATCGTGCCGCCACCTGCTTCTTCCCTTCCCAAAATGGTGTCGGGCCCTTCTCTAGGTCAGCAGGTTTCACCAAGTTCCTCGGATCCGCAGGGTTCCAGTCCGCTGCCTTTGCAGCAGCACAAACTAAGACCACAAAAGAAGAGGGCTTCCATTGCGACAAAG ATTCCATCCATGGCGGTGGAAATGCCCGGCTCCACGGACATCTCAGGCCTTAATCTTCAGTTTGGCGCCCTGCAGTTTGGGTCGGAACCAGTGCTACCAGAATACGAGTCTGCTTCCTCCAACGCGACATCCAACAACCCCATTCAGAACAGTCTCTATTCAAGCCCCAGCAG CCAGATGGACCTGTATGACCAGAGAGCCCCCCAGACTCGGCGTTACCCACCCTCAGTCTCCTCCTCACCTCAGAAGGACATGCAGCCCAAG AAACCTGTGAGTTCACCTTCATTGTTGGTTTTACAGAATGGCTTCAGTTCTCTACAAGCGACGCAATCTGTGGAAG CTGCAGCTGGTTCTGCAGTCCCAGTCAAGCCCACGCTTGACTCGGTGGCACCGGCAGCGCTGACGGACAGCAGCTCGGGGTCCGCCTCTTTGCTGACGACAGCCAATCAGGCGTCACTTAGCGCCCTGGGGCACAGTGATGACCTGCCACCAAGCACCGTGCCTCCGCCACAGCACAATAG TGTGCTCTCATCACAGCAAAATAGCCTTGCCCCATCTTCAGGTCGAACATCCAACTCAAGCTTACTG CACCCCAACGTCGATGGTGACTCCAGCCTCCACTCTTCCTCCTTTCCCTCCTCCTCAGCCGTGTCGTCTTCTTCGGTCACCGCCGCCTCCTCTGCTGCAGCGGCGCAGGCGTCCTTGGGGGCACCACCTCAGGTGTCTCAGGTGGGCGCTGCCCCCGTCTCGGCGCCGTCTGGCCTCGGCCCCGTCAGCAACCTGACCATGGGTCTCAACACAGCTGCCATGGGCGCGCCGGGTGTGGCATCCGCCGTCGCTGTTTCGGCCTCCACGGCAGCTCCATCCTCAGCAGCTTCCTTGTCCACACGCAGCTCTGCAGCATCCTCAG GGAAAGCACCTCCAAATCTGCCACCCGGAGTGCCCCCTTTGCTGCCCAACCCATATATCATGGCCCCAGGACTACTGCACCCCTACCCA CCTCAGGTGTATGGATATGATGACCTGCAGATGCTGCAGACaaggataccattg GATTATTACGGCATTCCCTTTGCAACCCCAACTACAGCACTGACTGGCAGAGAGGCCAGCTTGACAAACAACCCCTATTCTG GTGACTTATCGAAGTTTGGTCGAGGCGACGCATCCTCACCAGCCCCGGCCACCACGCTAGCTCAGACGCAGCAGAACCAGACCCAGACGCACCACTCGACCCAGCAGCCCTTCCTCAACCCGGCGCTGCCGCCTGGCTACAGCTACACGAGCCTCCCGTACTACACTGGCATGCCAGGCCTGCCCAACACCTTCCAGTATGGCCCTGCCGTGTTCCCG GTGGCTCCTACCTCGTCAAAGCAGCACGGAGTGAATGTCGGCGTCAATGCGTCTGCCACACCCTTCCAGCAGGCTAGTGGCTATGGTTCCCACGGATACAGCACTG GCTATGAGGATGTGGGCCAGGCTTCAGGGAGTGGGGATTTCTGTAAGGGCGGATACGGCAATGCCGTGgccgctgccgctgctgctgccgccgctGCTTCTGCTCAAAACAAGCCAGCCAGCTCTGTGACTGGGCCTGGAGTCG GAGTCTCTGTGACATCCAGTAACACCGGGGTACCTGATATTTCAGGTTCTGTTTACACAAAGACGCAG CAGTCCTTTGAGAAGCAGGGTTTCCATGCCGGCACGCCAGCTGCTTCCTTCAGCCTGCCCTCGGCTCTGGGCAGCGGGGGTCCCATCAACCCCCCGACTGCGGCGGGCTACGCCCCGGCACCCTTCATGCACATCCTGGCGCCGCATCAGCAGCCCCACTCCCAGATACTGCACCACCACCTGCAGCAGGATGGACAG AGTGGCACTGGCCAGCGCAATCAGAATGCATCCATTCAGCAGAAGTCTCAGATCAACAAGTCTGCGTACAACAGCTACAACTGGGGGGCCAACTAA
- the ubap2l gene encoding ubiquitin-associated protein 2-like isoform X3: MMTSMGGNRARGNWEQTQGQTQGQAQHKQRPQATAEQIRLAQMISDHNDADFEEKVKQLIDITGKDQDDAMIALHDCNGDVNRAINVLLEGSPDTDSWEMVGKKKGVSGQKEASQPEIGEEGKENRDKEREKDTARRRGGPPRRGRGATRGREFRGQENGLDGGKAGLVGRGAERGRRGRGRGRGAIGVSGRRGGRFSAQGMGTFNPADYAEPSQTDENYGGGGGSTWNNTGSVEQEDGARMEYSPGDVTNYPPKFEPAPAPGPWRTATEEWGTEDWNEDLSETKIFTASSVASIPPPQENVTITKGQRIDLAVLLGKTPPPSSSETENPPMESTQPPSLPQSLVFSNSKQGPPLSQTSSSPPYTQHGMVSMLNKSFGEVGEPKGSSTGTTGSQFLEQYKTAQALAQLAAQHSQTAPTNTNPSSWDTSANSRAQYDLKAQPESGIHTPFAKRQPFQAAAAATSSMLDVFLPPSASSSSSAAASSLPSQTTSSPHIVPPPASSLPKMVSGPSLGQQVSPSSSDPQGSSPLPLQQHKLRPQKKRASIATKIPSMAVEMPGSTDISGLNLQFGALQFGSEPVLPEYESASSNATSNNPIQNSLYSSPSSESTPALSNSSQMDLYDQRAPQTRRYPPSVSSSPQKDMQPKNGFSSLQATQSVEAAAGSAVPVKPTLDSVAPAALTDSSSGSASLLTTANQASLSALGHSDDLPPSTVPPPQHNSVLSSQQNSLAPSSGRTSNSSLLHPNVDGDSSLHSSSFPSSSAVSSSSVTAASSAAAAQASLGAPPQVSQVGAAPVSAPSGLGPVSNLTMGLNTAAMGAPGVASAVAVSASTAAPSSAASLSTRSSAASSGKAPPNLPPGVPPLLPNPYIMAPGLLHPYPPQVYGYDDLQMLQTRIPLDYYGIPFATPTTALTGREASLTNNPYSGDLSKFGRGDASSPAPATTLAQTQQNQTQTHHSTQQPFLNPALPPGYSYTSLPYYTGMPGLPNTFQYGPAVFPVAPTSSKQHGVNVGVNASATPFQQASGYGSHGYSTGYEDVGQASGSGDFCKGGYGNAVAAAAAAAAAASAQNKPASSVTGPGVGVSVTSSNTGVPDISGSVYTKTQQSFEKQGFHAGTPAASFSLPSALGSGGPINPPTAAGYAPAPFMHILAPHQQPHSQILHHHLQQDGQSGTGQRNQNASIQQKSQINKSAYNSYNWGAN; this comes from the exons GGGCCAGAAGGAGGCCAGCCAGCCAGAGATCGGAGAGGAAGGGAAAGAGAACCGGGATAAAGAAAGAGAGAAGGATACAGCACGTCGTCGAGGCGGTCCTCCTCGCAGAGGCCGCGGGGCTACCAGAGGCCGAGAAT TTCGGGGGCAGGAGAATGGCTTGGATGGAGGCAAGGCAGGGCTGGTTGGAAGGGGTGCAGAGCGAGGCCGGAGGGGGCGGGGACGAGGAAGAGGGGCGATTG GAGTGTCGGGGCGGCGAGGAGGCAGGTTCTCAGCGCAGGGCATGGG AACCTTCAACCCTGCTGACTACGCTGAGCCAAGCCAGACGGACGAGAACtacggaggcggcggcggcagcaccTGGAACAATACAGGAAGCGTGGAGCAGGAGGATGGAGCAA GAATGGAATACTCTCCAGGAGATGTGACTAATTACCCACCTAAGTTTGAACCAGCTCCTGCTCCCG GTCCCTGGAGGACAGCCACAGAGGAGTGGGGCACTGAGGACTGGAATGAGGAT CTGTCTGAGACCAAGATATTTACAGCTTCCAGTGTGGCATCCATTCCACCACCTCAAGAGAATGTTACCATCACCAAAGGACAAAG GATTGACCTTGCGGTGCTCTTGGGGAAGACTCCCCCGCCGTCCTCTTCGGAAACAGAAAACCCTCCGATGGAGTCCACCCAGCCCCCCTCCTTGCCGCAGTCGCTGGTTTTCAGCAACTCCAAGCAGGGACCACCGCTGTCCCAAACCTCCTCCAGCCCCCCGTACACTCAGCACGGAATG GTGAGCATGCTGAACAAGAGCTTTGGGGAAGTTGGGGAGCCTAAAGGAAGTAGCACCGGGACCACTGGCTCCCAGTTCTTGGAGCAGTATAAAACAGCCCAGGCACTGGCTCAGCTGGCTGCTCAGCACTCCCAAACTGCACCCACTAACACAAACCCCTCATCCTGGGACACCAGTGCCAACTCACGGGCACAATATG ATTTGAAGGCTCAACCAGAGTCCGGCATCCACACACCTTTTGCAAAGCGGCAGCCCTTCcaggccgccgccgccgccacatcGTCCATGTTGGATGTTTTCCTGCCTCCctcggcctcctcctcctcctctgctgctgcttcttcctTGCCCTCGCAAACAACATCCTCGCCACACATCGTGCCGCCACCTGCTTCTTCCCTTCCCAAAATGGTGTCGGGCCCTTCTCTAGGTCAGCAGGTTTCACCAAGTTCCTCGGATCCGCAGGGTTCCAGTCCGCTGCCTTTGCAGCAGCACAAACTAAGACCACAAAAGAAGAGGGCTTCCATTGCGACAAAG ATTCCATCCATGGCGGTGGAAATGCCCGGCTCCACGGACATCTCAGGCCTTAATCTTCAGTTTGGCGCCCTGCAGTTTGGGTCGGAACCAGTGCTACCAGAATACGAGTCTGCTTCCTCCAACGCGACATCCAACAACCCCATTCAGAACAGTCTCTATTCAAGCCCCAGCAG TGAGTCAACTCCAGCTCTTTCCAACTCCAGCCAGATGGACCTGTATGACCAGAGAGCCCCCCAGACTCGGCGTTACCCACCCTCAGTCTCCTCCTCACCTCAGAAGGACATGCAGCCCAAG AATGGCTTCAGTTCTCTACAAGCGACGCAATCTGTGGAAG CTGCAGCTGGTTCTGCAGTCCCAGTCAAGCCCACGCTTGACTCGGTGGCACCGGCAGCGCTGACGGACAGCAGCTCGGGGTCCGCCTCTTTGCTGACGACAGCCAATCAGGCGTCACTTAGCGCCCTGGGGCACAGTGATGACCTGCCACCAAGCACCGTGCCTCCGCCACAGCACAATAG TGTGCTCTCATCACAGCAAAATAGCCTTGCCCCATCTTCAGGTCGAACATCCAACTCAAGCTTACTG CACCCCAACGTCGATGGTGACTCCAGCCTCCACTCTTCCTCCTTTCCCTCCTCCTCAGCCGTGTCGTCTTCTTCGGTCACCGCCGCCTCCTCTGCTGCAGCGGCGCAGGCGTCCTTGGGGGCACCACCTCAGGTGTCTCAGGTGGGCGCTGCCCCCGTCTCGGCGCCGTCTGGCCTCGGCCCCGTCAGCAACCTGACCATGGGTCTCAACACAGCTGCCATGGGCGCGCCGGGTGTGGCATCCGCCGTCGCTGTTTCGGCCTCCACGGCAGCTCCATCCTCAGCAGCTTCCTTGTCCACACGCAGCTCTGCAGCATCCTCAG GGAAAGCACCTCCAAATCTGCCACCCGGAGTGCCCCCTTTGCTGCCCAACCCATATATCATGGCCCCAGGACTACTGCACCCCTACCCA CCTCAGGTGTATGGATATGATGACCTGCAGATGCTGCAGACaaggataccattg GATTATTACGGCATTCCCTTTGCAACCCCAACTACAGCACTGACTGGCAGAGAGGCCAGCTTGACAAACAACCCCTATTCTG GTGACTTATCGAAGTTTGGTCGAGGCGACGCATCCTCACCAGCCCCGGCCACCACGCTAGCTCAGACGCAGCAGAACCAGACCCAGACGCACCACTCGACCCAGCAGCCCTTCCTCAACCCGGCGCTGCCGCCTGGCTACAGCTACACGAGCCTCCCGTACTACACTGGCATGCCAGGCCTGCCCAACACCTTCCAGTATGGCCCTGCCGTGTTCCCG GTGGCTCCTACCTCGTCAAAGCAGCACGGAGTGAATGTCGGCGTCAATGCGTCTGCCACACCCTTCCAGCAGGCTAGTGGCTATGGTTCCCACGGATACAGCACTG GCTATGAGGATGTGGGCCAGGCTTCAGGGAGTGGGGATTTCTGTAAGGGCGGATACGGCAATGCCGTGgccgctgccgctgctgctgccgccgctGCTTCTGCTCAAAACAAGCCAGCCAGCTCTGTGACTGGGCCTGGAGTCG GAGTCTCTGTGACATCCAGTAACACCGGGGTACCTGATATTTCAGGTTCTGTTTACACAAAGACGCAG CAGTCCTTTGAGAAGCAGGGTTTCCATGCCGGCACGCCAGCTGCTTCCTTCAGCCTGCCCTCGGCTCTGGGCAGCGGGGGTCCCATCAACCCCCCGACTGCGGCGGGCTACGCCCCGGCACCCTTCATGCACATCCTGGCGCCGCATCAGCAGCCCCACTCCCAGATACTGCACCACCACCTGCAGCAGGATGGACAG AGTGGCACTGGCCAGCGCAATCAGAATGCATCCATTCAGCAGAAGTCTCAGATCAACAAGTCTGCGTACAACAGCTACAACTGGGGGGCCAACTAA